The proteins below are encoded in one region of Nakamurella flava:
- a CDS encoding ferric reductase-like transmembrane domain-containing protein, whose product MSVRPFASPPLTPAASTATFPPSPAPAGVTVRSPTVWGEGRSLRPSVDTTRARRDALVRRLVVAALVGATGLVIWWWATGGGIRDLHGWVSGLDSAGRLTGLVSAVLLLFQVLAMARIPLVERAFGQERLARGHRLLGFTSFTLMFAHLGLITWGYAGGRLLSTPGTAWELTVDDPGMLIAVAGTACLVMVVVTSVKAARRRLRYESWHLLHLYAYLGVGLALPHQLWTGQEFTSSPGRVVFWWGLWIAATLAILVWRVGLPLVRSARYGLRVTEVVTEGPGVVSVHLSGREQGPRPEAGQFFTFRFLSGRGWTRAHPYSLSAAPVDGRLRFTARIVGDGTAALAALRPGTRVLVEGPHGRLSARARTRPRVALIGAGVGVAPLRALAEALPYAPGDAVLIYRFTDQPLFARELRALADHRGLQVVYLPGIRRSPDSWLGAGVPPIDDAAALRTLVPDIADRDVFACGPDAWATSLRRSAVAAGLPAGRFHTETFGW is encoded by the coding sequence ATGTCCGTACGGCCTTTCGCTTCTCCTCCGCTCACCCCAGCAGCGTCCACGGCGACGTTCCCGCCATCGCCGGCCCCGGCCGGCGTCACCGTGCGCAGCCCCACGGTCTGGGGCGAGGGCCGCTCCCTACGGCCCTCGGTCGACACGACCCGGGCCCGGCGCGACGCTCTGGTCCGACGCCTGGTGGTCGCCGCACTCGTCGGTGCGACGGGTCTGGTCATCTGGTGGTGGGCGACCGGCGGCGGAATCCGCGATCTGCACGGCTGGGTGTCCGGGCTGGACTCGGCCGGCCGGCTGACCGGCCTGGTCTCGGCCGTCCTGCTGCTCTTCCAGGTGCTGGCCATGGCCCGGATCCCTCTGGTGGAGCGGGCTTTCGGTCAGGAGCGGCTGGCCCGCGGCCACCGGCTCCTCGGGTTCACCTCGTTCACTCTGATGTTCGCCCACCTCGGGCTCATCACGTGGGGTTACGCCGGCGGGCGGCTGCTGTCCACCCCGGGGACGGCGTGGGAGCTGACCGTCGACGACCCCGGGATGCTGATCGCGGTCGCCGGAACGGCGTGCCTGGTGATGGTCGTGGTCACCAGTGTGAAGGCCGCCCGGCGCCGTCTGCGCTACGAGTCCTGGCACCTGCTGCACCTGTACGCCTACCTGGGAGTCGGTCTGGCCCTGCCCCACCAGCTGTGGACCGGCCAGGAGTTCACCTCCTCCCCCGGCCGCGTGGTGTTCTGGTGGGGGCTGTGGATCGCCGCCACTCTGGCGATCCTCGTCTGGCGGGTGGGGCTGCCCCTGGTGCGCAGCGCCCGCTACGGGCTCCGCGTGACCGAGGTGGTCACCGAGGGACCGGGCGTGGTGTCGGTCCACCTGTCCGGGCGCGAACAAGGTCCGCGCCCGGAAGCCGGACAGTTCTTCACCTTCCGCTTCCTGTCCGGCCGTGGTTGGACGCGGGCCCACCCGTACTCGCTGTCCGCCGCCCCGGTCGACGGCCGGCTGCGCTTCACCGCCCGGATCGTCGGGGACGGCACCGCCGCGCTGGCCGCGCTCCGGCCCGGCACCCGGGTGCTGGTCGAGGGCCCGCACGGGCGGCTCAGCGCCCGGGCTCGGACCCGCCCGCGGGTCGCCCTCATCGGCGCCGGAGTGGGCGTCGCCCCGCTGCGCGCACTGGCCGAGGCCCTGCCCTACGCACCGGGAGACGCCGTGCTGATCTACCGCTTCACCGATCAGCCGCTGTTCGCCCGCGAACTGCGGGCCCTGGCCGACCACCGCGGACTGCAGGTCGTCTATCTACCGGGCATCCGCCGTTCCCCCGACTCCTGGCTCGGTGCCGGAGTCCCGCCGATCGACGACGCCGCCGCCCTGCGCACCCTGGTCCCCGACATCGCCGACCGCGACGTCTTCGCCTGCGGACCCGATGCGTGGGCGACCTCGCTGCGCCGCTCCGCCGTCGCCGCCGGACTCCCGGCCGGACGGTTCCACACCGAGACCTTCGGGTGGTGA
- a CDS encoding LURP-one-related/scramblase family protein, whose product MFHSHSSSSAESTPTALPPGTFVVHRRLGTIEGYRVDDAAGQEAYRFKGHFTLVGQKWSMFTPDGAEVADLARPPMHVHPTFTLSRPGRADVTIRKTGFAPVHETWAIEGDGGDDVEIHGDMLNHEFSFERAGATVGTTTRRWISITDAFAVQVDGLDPVLAIATAVGIDAIQHENNR is encoded by the coding sequence GTGTTCCACTCGCATTCCTCGTCGTCGGCCGAGTCGACCCCCACCGCGCTGCCGCCCGGCACCTTCGTCGTGCACCGTCGCCTGGGCACGATCGAGGGCTACCGGGTCGACGACGCCGCCGGCCAGGAGGCCTACCGGTTCAAGGGCCACTTCACGCTGGTCGGCCAGAAGTGGAGCATGTTCACCCCGGACGGGGCCGAGGTCGCCGACCTCGCCCGCCCGCCGATGCACGTGCACCCGACGTTCACCCTGTCGCGACCGGGCCGGGCCGACGTGACCATCCGTAAGACCGGCTTCGCCCCGGTCCACGAGACCTGGGCGATCGAAGGCGACGGCGGCGACGACGTCGAGATCCACGGCGACATGCTTAACCACGAGTTCAGCTTCGAGCGGGCCGGCGCCACCGTCGGGACGACCACCCGGCGCTGGATCTCGATCACCGACGCCTTCGCCGTCCAGGTCGACGGACTCGATCCCGTGCTGGCCATCGCCACCGCCGTCGGGATCGACGCCATCCAGCACGAGAACAACCGCTGA
- a CDS encoding adenylosuccinate synthetase — protein sequence MTAALPWADGRHVVVVDLGFGDAGKGATVDWLCSPRSGLDVSAVVRFNGGAQAAHNVVVGGRHHTFRQFGSGTFSGVRTLLSRYVLVDPYALAQESDQLAALGVDRPLDLIEIHRDALITTPLHRLANRAREDARGTARHGSCGTGVGETVAYALDHPDALRVRDCADGALVNRKLVALLEYYRPLLAADGALPAGAGPGAIADMVGTYLAFAQAVEVVGDERLAQLAAAGTLVFEGAQGVLLDEWHGFHPHTTWSTTTPDNALTLLAEIDARGVVLGVTRTYSTRHGHGPFPSVDVGLDALLPEPHNGAGRYQGEFRVGHLDLPLLHYAVQASRRVDALVVNHLDAVDTAALRMVDGHVDADGRAMTAPTAAFDHDLDRQQALTDAFSEAGVVTRPVAGGAAVLAEIETGLGRPVVLTADGPDRSDRSVVNTHGTAQRAA from the coding sequence ATGACCGCCGCCCTGCCGTGGGCGGACGGCCGCCATGTCGTGGTGGTGGATCTCGGGTTCGGCGACGCCGGCAAGGGCGCCACCGTCGACTGGCTGTGCTCGCCGCGGTCGGGGCTCGACGTCAGTGCGGTCGTCCGCTTCAACGGCGGCGCTCAGGCCGCCCACAACGTGGTCGTCGGCGGACGGCACCACACGTTCCGGCAGTTCGGGTCGGGCACCTTCAGCGGCGTCCGCACCCTGCTCTCCCGGTACGTGCTGGTCGACCCGTACGCGCTGGCCCAGGAATCGGATCAACTCGCCGCCCTCGGCGTCGACCGTCCGCTCGATTTGATCGAGATCCACCGTGACGCGTTGATCACCACCCCACTGCACCGCCTGGCCAACCGGGCCCGGGAGGACGCCCGCGGTACCGCCCGGCATGGGTCCTGCGGGACGGGCGTGGGAGAGACCGTCGCCTACGCGCTCGACCACCCGGACGCGTTGCGGGTGCGGGACTGCGCGGACGGGGCGCTGGTCAACCGCAAGCTGGTGGCGCTCCTCGAGTACTACCGGCCGTTGCTGGCCGCCGACGGCGCGCTGCCGGCGGGAGCCGGGCCGGGCGCGATCGCCGACATGGTGGGGACGTACCTGGCCTTCGCGCAGGCGGTGGAGGTCGTGGGTGACGAACGGCTGGCCCAGTTGGCCGCGGCGGGCACTCTGGTGTTCGAGGGGGCGCAGGGGGTGCTGCTCGACGAGTGGCACGGCTTCCACCCGCACACCACCTGGTCGACCACCACGCCGGACAACGCCCTGACCTTGCTGGCCGAGATCGACGCGAGGGGTGTCGTTCTCGGGGTGACGCGCACCTACAGCACCCGGCACGGCCATGGCCCGTTCCCGTCGGTGGACGTCGGTCTGGACGCGCTGCTGCCGGAGCCGCACAACGGCGCCGGCCGCTACCAGGGCGAGTTCCGGGTGGGTCACCTCGATCTCCCGCTGCTGCACTACGCGGTGCAGGCCAGCCGACGGGTGGATGCGCTGGTGGTGAACCACCTGGACGCGGTCGACACCGCCGCGCTGCGGATGGTCGACGGCCACGTCGACGCGGACGGTCGCGCGATGACAGCGCCGACCGCCGCGTTCGACCACGACCTCGATCGTCAGCAGGCGCTGACCGACGCGTTCAGCGAGGCCGGTGTCGTGACCCGACCGGTGGCCGGAGGGGCCGCCGTCCTGGCGGAGATCGAGACCGGACTGGGCCGCCCGGTGGTGCTGACCGCCGACGGCCCGGACCGGAGCGACCGTTCCGTCGTGAACACCCACGGGACGGCCCAGCGGGCGGCCTGA
- a CDS encoding NUDIX hydrolase → MPEASMVSVDVVAVRFAVTEATPSVAIIRRDREPFAGELALPGVLLGRGERLYDAALRAITGKVGLPPEHIRGVGQLATFDEPLRDPRGPTLSLSMWAVVDPAAPVDTASWFAFGQVPHLAFDHGPILEVARAALAGLLWRDRTFTRAILGEEFSTARALALAEALSGSRPDRGNLNRMLRSMPGLQQAEAAVRSGGPGRPYQPWVWT, encoded by the coding sequence CTGCCCGAGGCGTCCATGGTGTCGGTCGACGTCGTCGCCGTACGGTTCGCGGTGACCGAGGCAACACCGAGCGTGGCGATCATCCGGCGGGACCGGGAACCGTTCGCGGGCGAGCTGGCTCTGCCCGGGGTGCTCCTCGGTCGCGGGGAGCGCCTGTACGACGCCGCCCTGCGCGCGATCACCGGCAAGGTCGGCCTGCCGCCCGAGCACATCCGGGGGGTCGGGCAGCTGGCCACCTTCGACGAGCCCCTGCGCGACCCCCGGGGCCCGACCCTCTCACTGTCCATGTGGGCGGTGGTCGACCCGGCCGCGCCGGTCGACACCGCGTCCTGGTTCGCGTTCGGCCAGGTACCGCACCTGGCCTTCGACCACGGTCCCATCCTCGAGGTCGCCCGCGCCGCGCTGGCCGGTCTGCTCTGGCGGGACCGGACCTTCACCCGCGCCATCCTGGGCGAGGAGTTCAGTACCGCCCGGGCGCTGGCGCTGGCCGAAGCGTTGAGCGGCTCGCGCCCGGACCGCGGCAACCTCAACCGGATGCTGCGGAGCATGCCCGGTCTGCAGCAGGCCGAGGCGGCCGTCCGGTCCGGTGGGCCTGGACGGCCGTATCAGCCGTGGGTGTGGACCTGA
- a CDS encoding DUF1304 domain-containing protein: MLIAGCVVAAVAALIHAYIFVLESVLWRTPRARRVFGSTEQAAAATAPMAFNQGFYNLFLTIEVVVGIVLLAAGYTAAGATAVLIGTGSMLAAGLVLILSDRSKARPALIQAVPPLIAIVLLVIGLVSR, from the coding sequence ATGCTGATCGCCGGGTGCGTGGTCGCGGCTGTCGCGGCGCTGATCCACGCCTACATCTTCGTTCTCGAGTCGGTGCTGTGGCGGACGCCCCGGGCCAGGAGGGTGTTCGGCAGCACCGAGCAGGCCGCCGCCGCCACGGCGCCGATGGCGTTCAACCAGGGGTTTTACAACCTGTTCCTCACCATCGAGGTCGTCGTCGGCATCGTGCTGTTGGCTGCCGGGTACACCGCGGCCGGTGCGACCGCCGTCCTCATCGGCACCGGCTCGATGCTCGCTGCCGGCCTGGTCCTCATCCTGTCCGATCGGTCCAAGGCACGGCCCGCGCTGATCCAGGCGGTGCCGCCGTTGATTGCGATCGTGCTGCTCGTGATCGGCCTGGTCAGCCGCTGA
- a CDS encoding phosphate-starvation-inducible PsiE family protein, whose amino-acid sequence MRAGNRALEIAEGIVYAGVAVFLLILAIGAFVIAARSIPPLFSGDSAAQSALEMLDTLLLVFIVVELLYAVRITIARRELIAEPFLLVGIIASIKEIVVLSVKAADEIGTGTPFSDAMWEVGVLGVLVLLLGGTALLLRRKEREPGEGDDEGPFTADNPDAPAEKS is encoded by the coding sequence GTGCGCGCCGGCAACCGGGCACTGGAGATCGCCGAGGGCATCGTCTACGCCGGGGTCGCGGTCTTCCTGCTGATCCTGGCCATCGGCGCGTTCGTCATCGCCGCCCGTTCGATCCCGCCGCTGTTCTCCGGCGACAGCGCGGCCCAGTCGGCGTTGGAGATGCTCGACACCCTGTTGCTCGTCTTCATCGTCGTCGAGTTGCTGTACGCCGTGCGGATCACGATCGCCCGCCGGGAGCTGATCGCCGAACCGTTCCTGCTGGTCGGCATCATCGCCTCCATCAAGGAAATCGTGGTGCTGTCGGTGAAGGCGGCCGACGAGATCGGCACCGGCACCCCGTTCTCCGACGCGATGTGGGAGGTCGGCGTGCTCGGCGTCCTGGTCCTGTTGCTCGGTGGCACGGCGTTGCTGCTCCGCCGCAAGGAGCGGGAACCCGGCGAGGGTGACGACGAGGGGCCGTTCACCGCCGACAACCCGGATGCCCCCGCGGAGAAGTCGTGA
- a CDS encoding PLD nuclease N-terminal domain-containing protein has product MSPSRRAGLAVGTLGQLALLGAALRSLSKRSAAELNGPRALWIAVSFVNFVGPITYFVLGRRRSTDRGSEGAAREPTTRKRGCVRGGT; this is encoded by the coding sequence ATGTCGCCCAGCCGACGGGCGGGTCTCGCGGTCGGCACTCTCGGACAACTGGCGTTGCTCGGCGCGGCCCTGCGCAGTCTGAGCAAGCGGTCCGCCGCGGAACTCAATGGTCCCCGGGCCCTGTGGATCGCCGTCTCGTTCGTGAACTTCGTCGGCCCCATCACCTATTTCGTCCTGGGACGCCGCCGATCTACCGACCGGGGAAGCGAAGGTGCCGCGCGAGAGCCAACGACAAGAAAGAGAGGATGTGTCCGAGGGGGGACTTGA
- a CDS encoding M20/M25/M40 family metallo-hydrolase: protein MAPDTSLPSDRPSHDGPDVAVEEVVGLCSELIRFDSVNTGDPATIGDGEARAARYLQEKLEEVGYETTYVEATPGRGNVICRLPGADPSRGALLVHGHVDVVPADASEWTVDPFSGAVQDGYVWGRGAVDMKDMVAMTVAVARDFKRRGVVPPRDLIFAFMSDEEAGGLFGAHWLVEHHPELFEGATEAISEVGGYSITIGDDERAYLFAAAEKGVAWATLTATGRAGHGSMINDDNAVTRIARAVTALGSHEFPIVRTATINALLAKVTELTGLEFPDDDLEGSIRKLGPVARILNATLRNTANPTMLSAGYKANVIPSTAKATVDCRVLPGSEDGFREQVAEIVGPDVDIEWVWQPPLEYPASGDLVDAMAAALEAEDPHGHLVPYMLSGGTDNKAFAKLGVVGYGFSPLRLPADLDFSALFHGVDERVPIDALQFGVRVLDRLLRNC, encoded by the coding sequence ATGGCGCCTGACACCTCGCTCCCGTCCGATCGCCCCTCGCATGACGGCCCCGACGTGGCCGTGGAGGAGGTCGTCGGCCTGTGCAGCGAGCTGATCCGCTTCGACTCAGTGAACACCGGTGACCCGGCGACCATCGGGGACGGGGAAGCCCGGGCGGCCCGCTACCTCCAGGAGAAGCTGGAGGAGGTCGGGTATGAGACGACCTACGTCGAGGCCACCCCGGGCCGTGGCAACGTCATCTGCCGGCTACCCGGTGCCGACCCGTCCCGCGGGGCCCTGCTGGTCCACGGACACGTCGACGTCGTCCCGGCCGATGCCTCCGAGTGGACGGTGGACCCGTTCTCCGGTGCCGTGCAGGACGGGTACGTCTGGGGTCGGGGCGCGGTCGACATGAAGGACATGGTCGCCATGACGGTCGCGGTGGCCCGCGACTTCAAGCGCCGCGGGGTCGTCCCGCCCCGCGATCTGATCTTCGCCTTCATGTCCGACGAGGAGGCCGGCGGCCTGTTCGGTGCGCACTGGCTGGTCGAGCATCACCCCGAGCTCTTCGAGGGGGCCACCGAGGCCATCTCCGAGGTCGGCGGCTACTCCATCACCATCGGCGACGACGAGCGGGCCTACCTGTTCGCTGCGGCCGAGAAGGGCGTCGCCTGGGCCACTCTCACCGCCACCGGCCGGGCCGGACACGGGTCGATGATCAACGACGACAACGCGGTCACCCGCATCGCCCGGGCCGTCACCGCCCTGGGCAGCCATGAATTCCCCATCGTCCGGACCGCCACCATCAATGCCCTGCTGGCCAAGGTCACCGAACTGACCGGACTGGAGTTCCCGGACGACGACCTCGAGGGCAGCATCCGCAAGCTGGGCCCGGTCGCCCGGATCTTGAACGCCACCCTGCGCAACACCGCGAACCCGACCATGCTGTCGGCCGGCTACAAGGCCAACGTCATCCCGTCGACCGCCAAGGCCACCGTGGACTGCCGGGTGCTGCCCGGCTCCGAGGACGGCTTCCGCGAGCAGGTCGCTGAGATCGTCGGCCCTGATGTCGACATCGAGTGGGTGTGGCAGCCGCCGCTGGAGTACCCGGCGTCCGGGGACCTGGTCGATGCCATGGCCGCGGCCCTGGAGGCCGAGGACCCCCACGGGCATCTAGTGCCATACATGCTCTCCGGCGGCACCGACAACAAGGCGTTCGCCAAGCTCGGCGTCGTCGGGTACGGGTTCTCCCCGCTGCGGCTGCCGGCCGACCTGGACTTCAGTGCCCTGTTCCACGGGGTCGACGAACGGGTGCCGATCGATGCCCTGCAGTTCGGTGTCCGGGTCCTGGACCGGTTGCTCCGCAACTGCTGA
- a CDS encoding AzlD domain-containing protein — protein sequence MTLWWGVLGGALGCYLLKLAGLSVPRRVLDNRTVHRVAGLLPVVLLAALIVLQTFSTGTSLTVDARVAGLAVAGIAVWRRWPFLVVVGLAAATTALVRLIWPGS from the coding sequence ATGACGCTGTGGTGGGGCGTCCTGGGCGGGGCGCTGGGCTGCTACCTGCTCAAGCTGGCCGGACTCTCGGTGCCCCGGCGGGTGCTGGACAACCGGACGGTGCACCGGGTCGCCGGGCTGCTGCCCGTCGTGCTGCTGGCGGCCTTGATCGTGCTGCAGACGTTCTCGACCGGAACGTCGTTGACGGTGGACGCCCGGGTCGCGGGGCTCGCGGTGGCCGGGATCGCGGTGTGGCGGCGGTGGCCGTTCCTGGTGGTGGTCGGGCTGGCCGCGGCCACCACCGCGCTCGTCCGGCTGATCTGGCCAGGGAGCTGA
- a CDS encoding AzlC family ABC transporter permease codes for MPESESESVKPPCAVPDRREVLRDAAGVAVATGAYGLSFGAIALATGLDVWQTMALSALMFTGASQFGLVAVVAGGGAPVAGAVTAILLGVRNALYGLRLTEILQAQGPRRLLAAQLVIDESTAMAVARRDPRSARLGFWATGLGVFVLWNLGTLIGALGASWLAEPRVLGLDAAAPAAFLALLAPRLTGGHAWVVAGLAAAVAVLAVPFVPVGVPVLLAAVVGVVAALVRRRGRSADVPA; via the coding sequence GTGCCCGAGTCCGAGTCAGAGTCCGTCAAGCCGCCGTGCGCTGTACCCGACCGCCGGGAGGTGCTCCGGGACGCCGCAGGGGTCGCTGTCGCCACCGGCGCGTACGGGCTGTCGTTCGGCGCCATCGCGCTGGCCACCGGGCTGGACGTCTGGCAGACGATGGCACTGTCCGCGCTGATGTTCACCGGGGCCAGCCAGTTCGGGCTGGTCGCGGTGGTCGCCGGCGGCGGCGCCCCGGTGGCCGGCGCGGTGACGGCGATCCTGCTCGGCGTCCGTAACGCGCTCTACGGGCTGCGACTGACCGAGATCCTGCAGGCCCAAGGTCCGCGTCGGCTGCTGGCCGCTCAGCTAGTGATCGACGAGTCGACGGCGATGGCCGTGGCCCGCCGCGACCCGCGTTCGGCGCGACTCGGTTTCTGGGCCACCGGACTCGGGGTGTTCGTGTTGTGGAACCTGGGCACCCTGATCGGCGCGCTGGGGGCGTCGTGGCTGGCCGAGCCGCGGGTGCTGGGGCTGGACGCCGCGGCGCCGGCCGCGTTCCTGGCTCTGCTGGCCCCCCGGCTCACCGGCGGGCACGCCTGGGTGGTCGCCGGCCTGGCCGCCGCGGTCGCGGTGCTGGCGGTGCCGTTCGTCCCGGTCGGCGTGCCGGTGCTGCTGGCCGCGGTGGTCGGCGTGGTCGCGGCCCTGGTGCGGCGCCGTGGCCGGTCTGCGGACGTCCCCGCATGA
- a CDS encoding ABC transporter ATP-binding protein, protein MISARGLRKSFPVKGGQFEAVRGIDVQVRRGEAFGFLGPNGAGKSSTMRMVAAVSPPTAGELRILGLDPATHGPDIRARIGVCPQDDTLDLELSVVDNLYIYGRYFGIPRRELRERCEELLGFVQLLDKRDAKVDGLSGGMKRRLTIARSLVNSPDLLLLDEPTTGLDPQARHLLWDQLFRLKQQGVTLVLTTHYMDEAEQLCDRLVVMDGGVIVAEGPPQQLIRTHATREVAELRFGTGEHEALSEQVVDLAERVEVLPDRLLLYTENGEETLAAVHARGLRPVASLVRRSSLEDVFLRLTGRALVD, encoded by the coding sequence ATGATCAGCGCCCGGGGCCTGCGCAAGTCGTTCCCGGTCAAGGGCGGCCAGTTCGAGGCGGTGCGGGGCATTGACGTGCAGGTGCGCCGGGGCGAGGCATTCGGGTTCCTCGGCCCCAACGGGGCCGGCAAGTCCTCGACCATGCGGATGGTGGCGGCCGTGTCGCCGCCGACGGCGGGGGAGTTGCGCATCCTCGGCCTGGACCCGGCCACCCACGGCCCGGACATCCGGGCCCGGATCGGGGTCTGTCCGCAGGACGACACCCTCGACCTGGAGCTAAGTGTCGTCGACAACCTGTACATCTACGGCCGCTACTTCGGCATCCCGCGGCGGGAGCTCCGGGAGCGGTGCGAGGAGCTGCTGGGCTTCGTGCAGCTGCTCGACAAGCGGGACGCCAAGGTCGACGGCCTGTCCGGCGGGATGAAGCGCCGGCTGACCATCGCCCGCTCCCTGGTCAACTCGCCCGATCTGCTGCTGCTCGACGAACCGACCACCGGTCTGGATCCCCAGGCTCGACACCTGCTGTGGGACCAGCTGTTCCGGCTCAAGCAGCAGGGCGTGACCCTGGTCCTCACCACCCACTACATGGACGAGGCGGAGCAGCTGTGCGATCGCCTGGTGGTGATGGACGGCGGCGTCATCGTCGCCGAGGGTCCACCGCAGCAGCTGATCCGCACCCACGCCACCCGCGAGGTCGCCGAACTCCGCTTCGGGACCGGCGAGCACGAGGCGCTGTCCGAGCAGGTCGTCGACCTGGCCGAGCGGGTCGAGGTGCTGCCCGACCGGCTGTTGCTCTACACCGAGAACGGGGAGGAGACGCTGGCCGCGGTGCACGCCCGGGGTCTGCGTCCGGTGGCGTCCCTGGTCCGGCGGTCGTCGCTGGAGGACGTGTTCCTGCGGCTGACCGGACGGGCGCTGGTCGACTGA
- a CDS encoding ABC transporter permease encodes MATTDSHVRVRRAPLAGRLTDYWFTVYRRTWKGSIVSSFVTPLLYVLSLGVLLGGYVRADPATLEGAPTYVAFVAPGMLAAASMQMVFGELSYNVFGRIRWQKTYHAMTASPLGVTDIVQSQVAYVLARVTLAAAVFVIVLAPFGVFASPGGAVLALLAQPLIALAFATPVFAFSAWVTSDSAFALLFRLAMLPLFLFSGAFFPIANLGPVLETVARLSPLWHGVDLTRMLTLGTVEVGPVLVHLVYLLVLGGVGYLLAVRALTRKLVR; translated from the coding sequence ATGGCCACCACCGACTCCCACGTCCGCGTCCGCCGCGCACCCCTGGCCGGGCGGCTCACCGACTACTGGTTCACCGTCTACCGCCGCACCTGGAAGGGCAGCATCGTCTCGTCGTTCGTGACGCCGCTGCTGTACGTGCTCTCGCTCGGCGTGCTGCTCGGCGGGTACGTGCGGGCCGACCCGGCCACGCTGGAAGGCGCCCCGACCTACGTCGCGTTCGTCGCCCCCGGCATGCTGGCCGCCGCCTCGATGCAGATGGTGTTCGGCGAGCTGTCCTACAACGTGTTCGGCCGGATCCGCTGGCAGAAGACCTACCACGCGATGACGGCCAGCCCGCTCGGTGTCACCGACATCGTGCAGTCGCAGGTCGCCTACGTGCTGGCCCGGGTCACGCTGGCCGCCGCGGTGTTCGTGATCGTCCTCGCGCCGTTCGGGGTGTTCGCCTCGCCCGGCGGCGCCGTGCTGGCCCTGCTGGCCCAGCCGCTCATCGCGCTCGCGTTCGCGACCCCGGTCTTCGCGTTCTCGGCCTGGGTGACCAGCGACTCCGCGTTCGCCCTGCTGTTCCGATTGGCCATGCTGCCGCTGTTCCTGTTCTCCGGGGCGTTCTTCCCGATCGCCAACCTGGGTCCGGTACTGGAGACCGTGGCCCGGCTCAGCCCGCTCTGGCACGGCGTCGACCTGACCCGGATGCTGACCCTCGGCACCGTCGAGGTGGGCCCGGTGCTGGTCCACCTGGTCTACCTGCTGGTCCTCGGCGGGGTCGGCTATCTGCTGGCCGTGCGCGCCCTGACCCGCAAGCTCGTCCGATGA
- a CDS encoding ABC transporter permease, with protein MSALTHLALREERRRRGALASAGVVVHRNYLTYRRMWWLFLSGFLEPVLYLFSIGVGVGQLVTGFEVDGREISYAAFVAPGMLAFAAMNGTLLDATMNFFFKLKFAKTFDQMLATPLSTRDIALGELAWSLARGGIYSTAFLLLMVVLGLVQSWWAVLVVPAALLIGVAFGAVGMALTTWMRTFQDFEWVTVATLPMFLFSATFYPVTTYPRWLQLFAEITPLYRGVVLVRELCLGTVGPAALVSVVYLLLLGVAGLLVVRRRLDRLLLR; from the coding sequence ATGAGCGCGCTCACCCACCTCGCGCTGCGCGAGGAACGCCGCCGCCGCGGCGCGCTCGCCTCGGCCGGTGTGGTCGTGCACCGCAACTACCTCACCTACCGCCGCATGTGGTGGCTGTTCCTCTCCGGCTTCCTCGAGCCGGTGCTCTATCTGTTCTCGATCGGCGTCGGCGTCGGCCAGCTGGTGACCGGCTTCGAGGTCGACGGCCGAGAGATCTCCTACGCGGCTTTCGTGGCCCCCGGCATGCTGGCGTTCGCAGCGATGAACGGCACCCTGCTCGACGCGACCATGAACTTCTTCTTCAAGCTCAAGTTCGCCAAGACCTTCGACCAGATGCTCGCCACCCCGCTCTCCACCCGGGACATCGCGCTCGGCGAGCTGGCCTGGTCGCTGGCCCGCGGTGGCATCTACTCGACCGCGTTCCTGCTGCTGATGGTCGTCCTCGGTCTGGTCCAGTCGTGGTGGGCGGTGCTGGTCGTGCCGGCCGCACTGCTGATCGGGGTCGCGTTCGGCGCGGTCGGGATGGCCCTGACCACCTGGATGCGGACGTTCCAGGACTTCGAGTGGGTCACCGTCGCCACGCTGCCGATGTTCCTGTTCTCGGCCACGTTCTATCCGGTGACCACCTACCCCCGGTGGCTGCAGCTGTTCGCCGAGATCACCCCGCTGTACCGGGGTGTCGTGCTGGTCCGCGAGCTGTGCCTGGGCACCGTCGGTCCCGCCGCCCTGGTCTCGGTGGTCTACCTGCTGCTGCTCGGGGTGGCCGGTCTGCTGGTGGTGCGTCGCCGGCTGGACCGGTTGCTGCTGCGGTGA